ttggtttagtcccgaacctctttcaagtatgttttaaggtatcgtagaaccttataagggacaatgtgattatatttgattgatgtttatgtgataatagatttatgtgtaagaaatatatgatttatgttgtgatttGTTCGGTattgccttgtaaccctattccagaaacggatacaggttaagggtgttatagaATACATAATGTCGAGGTAAGATTTAATGTAATGCCCTCTACCCAACCTGATGAACTAGATCTGAATATTGGGTGTTACGTCCTATAACATATGTAACTTCAACTTTTTGCCTATATAAAATTTCTATCTATGAATGTAACAAAGACTCTTATAGGTGTACATTTTAAGGTTTATATATACAATTCAcagtaataaaattttattattcccTATTTTATCTCTCAGTTTACTATAAACACATTGGAACGATACTTAAACAGCTTATGAAAAGAATGCCTTTGTGGCAATATATGAAACGAATGTCTTTGTGACAATATATGAAAGGAATGCCTTTGTGGCAATATACAATGAAAGGAATGCCTTGACGGCGTACTCTATATGATAGCTCGTGTGGCGGGTTCTCCCAAGACCTTATGGTAAAATGTGTTTATCTGCCCTTATGGTAAGCTATGAATAAATTATTATAGTTATGTAATAATTACTGATGAGAAAAGGTTATGATATGTCCAAGGTTAGGGGTTGAATAAGATCCATGATATAATTGAATAAGCCTTAAAGGGGATTTCTTGAAAACAAATGTGTATCTGTATGTTAAAAATGATATATCCGCCATGATAATCTGCTGGTGTTGACTATGAACGTGTTTGTAACTATGTGTAACCTAAGAAGTAGTCAATACGAATTCATTTGTGTTATGTAATGGTTGAATCAAATTTACCTGGAATCTGTTGAATTCACATAGAATCTGAGTTTTAGTTATCCTAAGTATCTGGGGTCTTGAAATAAAGTGATGTGTGAAATTTATCTGAAGAATCTATGTAGCACAATATCAATATGGGTTTGTGTGGTATTGAACTAAGGTATGAATTGATCAATTGTTGATAGGATTATTTATGCATAAGTATTTCCCAACATGTATGAGTATCTGCCCACGATAAATGTCAATGAACAACTGTTTGAAATAGGAAAATGAGTTAAGACACGGGACGAAAGATTTATGAAAAATATAAGGGATTTCCTCAGTTTACTAAATATGAAAGATTAAGCGTAACAAGGGCTGGATGTCTGGCATATATAAGAGTGATAAATCTATAATTGTATCAAATAAAGTGAATGATACAAAGTAATAGTCAACTCATAGAAATTAATAAAAGATTTGCAAATTATTAACCAAAGGTATGATTATCTAAGTACTCTTTTACTTACAAGGTTTGTTATTTCATTTTAGGTATTTGAGGAAAGTTTGCACCTAGAGGGACAACGCTAGGAGTTCACTAAGATAGTGGCGAAATGAGTTATTATGCATAGAGTGAAAATTTTGGCGTAGTCTAGGAATACACCTCTTTTAGTCTGTTTTGTTAAActtctttttgtaaatatttgtATCTAGATTCACATGATAAACTATGGAATGCCTCAGGAAATGTCTCAAGAATGCCCTCATATATTAAGCATTTCAATTGGAATGCCTCAGGAACTGTTTTTAAAGAAGTAAGAAATTGTGAATTGATTTTGTTAAACGGTTAAGTCTTATGTGGTAACACCCAAAATCAGAATCCAACAAATTGGGTCAGGTTGAGGGAATTACAGAACAAGATTCTCACAGTGACATTGTTAGTTCAAGGTCACAACGAACCTTAGCAGAGAGTCACGTCATGACAAGGAAACCTTGAAGTTGCAACATCTACTTGAAAATCTtgtattctttacatttttgtccATACCAATCTCAATTTAACAAGAGAGCTTTCGCAAGCTTATTAAGACTCGTGATTATATATTGTATAATGAGCATGATTTACTTGTAATTGAATGTATAATGATTTCCGAACTGAAAGTTATAAATTGCAGTTTCTTCAACAGCAGATGTGACACATTGTAGCTCGAACCCGGTGATTGGATTAGGTatggggatgttacatttagtggtatcaaagctataagTTTAGTTGATTCTTAGACTAAAACGATCTCAAAATCGAGTCTAGAGGTACATACCAAGTTGAGTTGATATTTGCTTTATAGTTAAAATGTTTGAAGAATCGAGGAAGGATGTCGATAATGATAATTCCAGCAATGATCACTCTATTATGGGTGAAAATCAAATTGGTATTAAGGTACCGGGCGTGAATCTAGTCAGTCATCATTAAAATAGGGCTAATATACCTCGTCAGGAATATCAAGATAGTGACAATTTGCTCTGCACCATTGCGAAAGCTCTTCAGCAAGTGACAGGAGATGTTCAGCTAGTCATATTGATAACCGTAACTCAACAAGATCTAATAAAAGAGTTGCATAAATATGGAGCAACTGAGTTCAGAGGATTAAAAGGAGTGGATCATTTGTTAACCGAGGCTTGGATTGAATCAACGAATTGAGTATTACAACAACTTGAATGTTCATTGCACGAGTGTGTCACGTGCGTTGTATCTTTCCTAAAAGAATAAgtttatcagtggtggctgactATTACCTGGCACGTACCAGCTAACTAGATCACTTGGACTTTCTTCCAATctgaattccaaaagaaatatgTCAGCAAGTTGTATTTGGAGGACCGAAAACTAGAATTCATGATGTTGAGACAAGGTGATATGCTGTGGTTGATTATGAACAAGAATTTCTAGGGCTCAGTAAATATGCTTTAGAATTGATTTCGTTTGAAGAAGAGGGTTGTAAGCGATTCCTACGGAGATTACATGATGAGATAAGGTTTAATTAGTATCGCACAAACTGAAAGAATTTTTTGATCTGATTGAATATGTGAAGATGGTTGAGCAGGCTATGGGCCTTGATAAAAAGACTAAGccctatttattatattatatgtagATGATATTCTGCTTGTAACAAATGATTCGGGTTGACTACATGAGGTGAAACAAATTTTCTCTTAGAACTTAGTACGAAAGATATGGGTAAGTCATCTTATGCAATTGGGAGTAAGATCCATAGGGATAGTTATCACACATGTTGGGATTATCACAAGTaacctaaattaataaaaatcttaGAGAGATTTCAAATGAAAAATTGTTCACCAAGTGTTGCACCCATTGTTAAGAGTGGTAAATTTAGTTTGAACCAATGtccaaaactcgaaaatgagAAAGAACGAATGAAAAATATTTCATATGCTTCAATTGTTGAAAGCTTAACGTATGCTCAAATCAGTACCACACCTAACATTTCATTCGCAATGAGAATATTGAGAAGATATCAAAGCAATCCTAAAATATACCATTGGAAAGCTACAAAGAAAATAATAAGATATCTTCAAGGAACTAAAAGTTACATGCTTACATCAGTCCAACAATTTGGAAGTTATTGGATATTCGGACTTGGAGAAGTGCCAAACTGACACTAATGTCTTTCTCTACTGTGAAGGTTGAGTTTGTTTCATATTATGAAACGATCCCACAAGGTATTTGGTTGAGAAGTTTCGTTGCAAATTTTGAAGTTGTTGAGTCTATCGTTAAGCCCATGTGGATATATTGTAATAACATGATAACAAatgctttttttaaaaaacaataaaattataaGTCAAAGTAAATATATTgacgttaaaattgacaaaaggCATACCACCGAACTTGTTCAGAATTGTCATTTGAAGTTTGAACTCCATTTTATGATTAGAACTCCGTGGTTTGTCCAAGGATTTAGATTTTGTCCATTACCTTATCATTCATCCATGAATTGTGAAAATTATATTATGAACACTAATTAATTTtgcataaaaaattaataaataagaaatTAATGTAAAAGAGGTGGATCGACAATTTACAAGATCGGAGAGTTACAAATCTAAGTGTTCAGTGTCATTGACCTTTTACTCCATAAACGCCACTTATCATTCATCATAAAGGTGCTGGTAGCAAAAGAAATATTCATGAAGGTTCTTTCTTCCAAGACCAATCAATTGAATCATCCAAAGGTTTCACTATAAGAACTTCCAGCCTACAACTAGCACCATCAAAGTTGTCTTACAACTACCCAGAGATTAACTAGTTTAGTTAGTAAAGTCAACCTTCAGAGACGTTATTCAGCAGGTCCGGATTTGAATTTCGACATCGTAACGATTTACCTAATTCTAGAATATGGCTTCATTTGCAGAATAAAAGCTCAAGTACCCAATTTTTTAGCTCAAAAAAAGTATGATCATGTAACAGATTTCAAGGATTTGGCCTCCACTTTGTTAACTGACCCTATTTGACAAAACAGTTATATGCAGCAAAAAAATGGCAAAATTTGAAACGGAGAAACCAACGTGAGAAGGAATGCAACAGGTTCGCAGATATGTTCGGTGTAATATCAAGTTACTGAATGGATTATATAGCAAGTGAAGTTTACAACTACATGAGTCGAAAGAATAACATATTCATTATATTTTGTTCTTCTGTCATCCCATATCCATATATAAACTCTACAGTTAAACTGATATTGAATTTCTGTAGAATATTGAAAGGCTTTCGAAGGAGTAAACATTATCAAATGCTTCCAAGCAGCAGAGTAAATGCTTGACTGAAGTTTATGCCAGACAAAAATGGTATCATACAAAGTGGAAGCTATGGAGTTGCAAAACATCCTGTAGGCATTTAACAGCAGCGTCGTAGTTTAAGAAGCCCATGAACCAAAATTCATGACTATCAATAGATATAACTTGGATGTACTTTTCAGAATGATTGACTCTGCTTGTCGAAGGATTGACTGATTTCAGTTGGTGTAATGGGATAACCACCTGCGTATGCAGGCAGAAAAATATCAAGAATCATTACTCTGTAAATTCTGATACCATTAACTGGACCCCAAATATTTTTTTGCATGAAGTTATGTTTTAATATGCTTCCTTCATATTCGTTTTATGGTTAATGAAAACTAATTTTTTCGGGGTTCATGGCTACCCTTGATGAGTACATACCTTGTAGTAGTTCCATTCAGTGTGGCTCCCAGTTTTATAAGCAAGACGACTGTCACTGCAATATGCAAGCTTTGCCGTAGAAACATATAACACTCCCATGACGGGACCAGCTGATGTCGATAAGTAACATGCAAATGAATCTTCAAGTTGCTCTTCAGGAACTGTTTCAAAATTTTGTCTAAAGATCTTCTCATAACCACCTTCTGCTAAAACCTTTGTTCCCTGAGCAATTCTTCCCATGGCAGCCTCAGCAAAACTTGGGCTTGTTCTTACTGATTTAAGAAGAGGGAaaaagtatttcagtaatttttagtaTGTGAAACTTCTCGAGAAGCAAGAGGGAAAAGGTTGGGGATGATAGCTGGGTTCatgcataaaaattcagaaatagCATATTATTCGAATTAATATATGCGAACATATTTTTCAATAGCTCTTCAATAAAACTGAAGGATAGAATATATCCTTCCCATGCTCTAACAAAAGCAACATTGTTTTTTCATTTATCAAAAGAAAGCAACCTTTTTTTACTGTAAAAGAAACTGCCATACAAGAAGACCAATAGAAAAGGGTCCAGAGCATAAAAAAGGAtacataaaatcattatttttatGATCATTCAATTTATGACTAAGTTAAGCTAACGTCATGTCCTAAAAAAGGTTAAGGGAATGAAGCAACCAAGTATTAGAGATCCACAACCATAATTGCAAAAGTAATGTCACAATCTGGGTTACAGACTGCTTAGAGACGCTTAAACCAGAAAACGTGAATGTAGTGATGCAAACTTGaagtttgttatttatttactcaAACCGCTGGTAAATCTGGGAAATTCTAATGTTAgagaaataaaatacaaaatatgtgCACAAGTAAAAGTCCTCACATGACATAAACAATGTTTACTGCATATCAGTAGTGCAAAGAGTTGTCATCAACAAATAAGCATGAGACATCTCAACAATGACAATAGCAAATATGGTCTGGATAATAATAATTCTATTAGTCAAACAGAAACAAAAGTGAATTGTGCATCATAGTTGCAGTGGAAGCTGTCTAACTATGCAATCTCTGGAAACTAGCATTTTCATAACTCTAACAAAAGAGTCGAGGAAGTTCTTATTAACCATTTGTACATATGGAAGTAGTACTATGAATCTCTGGAAACTAAAGATTTGTCATTCCCCTTTTTATTGAGCCATTCTAAGACTAATATACCTTTCAGGTTTATCTGGTCTACAACCAGTTCACTAGGTTCCGTCACTCCAAAATTACCTCATAAAGCTGTTTGTTAAAATATTTATCAGCTTGAGTCCTTTGTTCGATAAAATGAAGATGCAATTTGATGAAACCTGGTACCTTAACCTTAAATGAACCATCATATTCTATTATTCCCAAGTATTAATTGCAAACACCAGTGTTAAATCCAGCCTACGATTTCACTAAATCAATATTACATTTCCTTTAAAAAGAAACTGCTAAAAGCATGTTAAAAatgagaaggaaagaaagaagttTATCACCTCCTCTCCCGTTCCCTAATCACAACTGTCTAAAATTGTCCAACCATTTCAAAATGAAACAAAATCGCTTCCTCAATATCCAACGTAACTCTTAGGACAAATAAGCAATAGGAAACACCAATCATTCGAAAGAAACAATGGTCCAGTCAAGCCTTAACCAAATTCGAAATGTAAACTCCTAATTCAATATCTTAAGATTTCAATTTTCAACAACTGAATACTTATAGCAACCATCAAAACAAACCGAaaatacaaaatagaaaaagaaaacgtGGTTTCATTTCATCACAAACTAAAACTAATCAAACTAGTAAGCAGTGAGCACTATCAATGCCAATCCTAGAAGCCTATCGAACACTATCTAATTCAATTCAAGCcaaatacaaaaaagaaaaaaaaaagcactAAAATTTATTAAGAGAGAGAAGAAAATATGTACAATGCTGCCACGTGTTCCCGGCCAGATCCTCGGCTTTCCTTGTCGCTTCTCCCACTTTCTTCGTCCATCTCCCTAAGACATCCCTCAATGTATCCATTGTCTCTGTTTCCGCTCACAAGTAAATAATTAACTAATTTCAAATTAAAGACAAGATTAGAAATAAATGTAAAAGTGCTTGCCTTTGAAGGAAGTTAAAGAAGATTCCAGAGCGGGAGCATCAGTAACGTAAGCATTGAATCCATTAAGAGTGGACATGATGGCGCAGTGATCTGCAGCAGGTGATTGATCAACAAATTGGGGAAATTCCTCGACCCGGATAGTGCTCTGTTCGGTGATTGCTCTCCTTTGGATTCTGACtctccttttcttcctttttgtcaGCTCTGTAGTTGGAACTTGGAACCATAACAAACCCTCCGCATCCATTGCGGGATCCGAGGCTTTCGGGTACATTTTCGAATCCGATTCTTGTGCCGTAGATTGCGTTGAGCTGGACTTTGGCTCGGTTTCCGTCCTTCTAGTGTTCCCCTTTACTAGAACTTCGCGGGAAAATACCGCTGGGCGTGAAGTGGTTATATATGAAGAATGAAGAGAATAATCAAAGTTAAAAagtgagaaaaataatttttggtaAAGTTATTAGCTTCTAATTAGGTATTTAATTTATTtggtttttaaatattatatttttaaatagagtaattaatgtaaaataatatttcttatttaaattattaaaatatattaattttgaaattcaattattataataaaattttttaaataataattaaagtattttAACATACTCAACatacaatataattttattttatgtaattaatataaagtaatattattcaaataataattaattaaaaattaactttaattaaaattctatttaagtaataactctattttaaaattagcacAATTGTTTTCAACTAataattgcaatttaaattttaattatttttaagtatgaaattatcacaacttctattacattataattattttaaatagataattatcataaattctattttatttaaaatttttaaataatgattctaaattaaatattataattatttttaaatgtgaatttagtaatatgatagaaaataaaagttatttttttcAGTTCAAAAGTTTTTCAAAATTCGTATTTATTAGCTTCTAATGTTACATGTGTTGCATGTGattttatgtatttaatattttattagattttaaatATTACAATTTTAATTGCAGCAACTAACGTAAAATAATATATCTTATTTGAATTATTGAATACAATTAAAACATATCACcttatcaattcaaatattataatagaaaatattcaaataataacacatttctaatttatttaacatataatattgttttactttatgtaattaatgcaaagttacatttaaaataataactaattaacataattaaatctaattattaattAGATGATAATTaagatgtttaaaattttattggagTAAAAACTCTATTTTACATCAATAAGATTAACCCAACTTTTTGAAATAAAATTAGCACAACTTTAATTTATgtcaatttttaaataattaattgtaaattataattataattattgtaactttttcttatatttttatgcttagaattttattaaagtaataactctattttaaaattagcataaTTTTTATCTAGTAATTGTAAATAAATGAGAATTTAGTAATATGGTGGAAAATAAGATATATTCTCGTCGGTTTAAAAGTTTTTctaaacttttattttatatataattattataattatcacAATTTTTTTCACTTAGAGTTCTATTCAAATAataattctattttaaaattagcacaaccttttaactaataataatttaaattataattatttttaaatataaatttagtaatatggaaaataaaagatattctTGCTATTTCAAAAGTTTTTTCAAACTTGTGCTGATATATATTGTAGACTATGGATATAGATGAGTCATGGTAGTCTGCATCATTTGGTATCGCCCGTACTGGTTGAAGCACTCTGTTTTAGTAATAAATTGAAACAATAAAATTTAGGTTATGTTTCAGTGCAATTTTTTATTGTTACCAACTGTACCAGTGCATATTGGTTGATTTTACCTGTATTGGCCGGAATATGATGTATCGGTCGgtgtaaaaaattaattttaagatgtatattcaatttaaattaaattttattatttatttttataaacaattcagtttaatttttcaatttaaattcaatatttaatttttaatttatcaaacaacATCGAGTTAATTTGCTAATTTGTTATAGTTGCATTTCCATATAAGGCTAGTGGTAATTAAAGCTATTGAATTGACATTGATTGTAAATTGTCAAAATGAGGGACTAAgtggaataaattgtaaaatattatgAATTACTCAAAATATTATATGTGCTATAAGACTGGATGAAAATGTAATGAATTACATGAAACTTATGTGATATGTTAATTGATTAGAGATAATTGATAAATGGttattgtactaaattgtaaatgaATTGAATGTTGGTACCCTATTAGATGTTCAGGCTgtgtcagatatagttggcatgtcataggattgagTTGTGTGTGAGATTATGTATCAGGATGCACTTTACAAGCCAATATCCACCTCGTGTGTCAGATTCGCACTTCGTGTGTCAAGATGCACTTCGTGTGCTTGTATGCACATTGTGCGACAAGATGTGTTTTGTATGCCAGTATGCACGTTACATATCAGTTACCCTACTTCTATTTATTTGATAGTATACTTCGATGCTAATTTGGTGTGTTAGTTGGACGATTCGAGTATTCGTCTGAGTCCAAGTCCAATTAATAGGGGTTGTAAATTGTAAGTTTGATAAATGATGTGAATATGGTAATATATGATGCTATTGaaataaatatgtatatgtgtgaaTTGAGATAAAAGGAAATATGTCgataattatgaaaataaatgaaatcgAGACCTGGGGGCCGAAATGAATGTAAATGAGTTGATAAACTCTAGAAAAGAGCTAAATAAAGTGATGGCAAAATGATGGAATGTATATCATAGTTCATGATTAGTATACTGTTAATGATATGTTTTAAAGAATCCTAAATGAATGGTTGACCCATGACTAAATTTTGAATTAGTATATGATGAAAAGTTGGATATTGATAAGTAAGTTGGGATTAGTCAATCATGATGTAtaaattggataagttatttgttGTTTGCTATAAGCATGATTATATGTTTTGGATGATACTGGGAAAGTTGATAGTTAACAAATATATTATAGCTTGatgttatgtgaaaattttgaatgttTTAGCCTTAAGTAAAATGCTAATGCTATGTTACACATATACCTTGAATTGTAAATATACCACTGAGCCCTATTGCTCTGCATACAGTTTGTTTTCTCCGCGTGCAGATATATGtgtgttgggaaatgtgcccatattgtaatAAACATGTAacaattttctatttatttgaacaatgaataaataaataaagttaatttcaaatttcactattatgacttttgtatttatgtcttttatattttgcatgcatagtgaAATTTTGACaagtaaatattagctcattgattgtctaaacttcaaactaaagataagtggcattgtaaagaacgtttacattgcaaTAAAGagaacttacttcagtagataatctaaatgagacCGTAATCCCCTAAAAGAATCAAAacgagcatttgattcaaatatagagaaggattattatgttgtctacaattccaattggggagatgactagtcttggctatcgaaaCAGTTGACTCcatgagtagagacatagatgtattcattggtagaatggtacattggactggacctaagatgaattaattcttaatccatttgtgaattaattcacttgtgacattcatggtgtgatttacctaaatcctgagtcaGTCATtgaccatgcgtatgcaactcatgtgctttgatataagtggaggcttatgctctaaagatgatcgagcccatagtcggtatgttaggtacatgacttgtgtatggcgtggctttactagcaatcgtggaattcatagcctaattaaagagttaatgatatcctctcattggcattgtgtggattgataaatatggaacatgaCCATAGGTTGCTTGTTCtcaaacgagcaatttatcacagtcatttgttgacagtgatcatattaatcattatgaACACAAAATGATAACAATGAGCTCGTCCCAATGGCCATACTGTGTTGCACCGATGCTAGTGGTTGCGACGGCAGCGTCCCAATGGCCAGTGGCTGTTGGTCATTGGTGGTTGAGCAGTGTAAGAGTTACATTCCTACTGGAATTCTACCAgttaatttgatttcagattaattataatattaaatttaatttaatacttatcttaataatattttattaatttaatattaaagtgattatcttaaaataaaattaaacttaatgtttatcttgtagataaacattctattattttaataagatttaatattaaattaatataatatttatcttaataaatattatattaatttaatattaaagtgattaactTTAATCATAgctgaactctctaaactctccctatataaagagagccttggGTCATTATTTCCACATACTTGAATTCAAGataaagttgtagagagaaaattctctaaagagattattccagaaaatttctagagatagttttctgatttacaacttgaACCAAAAGTTTAgtgaaattgaaaaattaccccactagtaatttttgtgaaaattttttatttcaagCTAGCCCACACTCAgtagacgtgagcttgaggatagctgtaacagcccggtttagaccctagtcagaatagtggttttgggaccacaaattcgagtcaaaaaaatattttaatattattttccatgcttgtaatatgtgaattgatatttttttttaagtttcgtataaaaatttgatcgtttatgtgtgtaatttagaaaaaggattaaatcgcaaaAAATGCAAAATTGTCCTTCTATTTGAATAATGATCGAATTGATgtgtctttataattgagaggtccttatgtggttaataaACCATTTGAATTATGGATGGACAAAAATGCCTATAGTTAAtggaattttaatgttatttcatTAAGGGCATAATAGTAAACTAGTTATAAATGATGAATAATTAAATAAGACATGAAATTAGTGCTTCattcatcctttttttttttccgaaattgaagagaaaaagaTAGGGTTTAAGTGTTTGAAGCATTCAGCCAACATCTAGCTTGATTAAAGGTtcgttttgactcggtttttagtaatttctatgtttttgtgatttttgcttagtaatctttcaagtccatgcctcaatttctgaatttgattatgattttaagatgtgtcattgttgataatgtgagttttatgaagtctgatgatagaaaatgaaagataggtgttagattactatgttttagattgggatttttgatgactttgagtattttggactaatttgtgaaaatgagaaattgaggggctaaaatgtgaaataaatgaaatatgtgggcttaaatgagctaaaggaaaatttggttaggcatgtgtgaaaagaaattatgtgtattttgtgattttatgaattagggactaaagtgttaaaatgtgaaaatgtgagggctaatttgtaaaatgccctaaatatgtgtgtatggattgatttgaatgaatgtgagattgaataagtcaaatttgaatttatatagatcaagaaccaaagaaaacgaaattagatcgaggaaagtcgaaagtcgttgaatagctgttcgtttccgttcatttccgtacaaggtaagtctatatacaaataaatgtgtttaaattgatttttCATGCTTATATGATATTGAGTTGTGATGAATGATTATAAAAGCTGAATACGTGAAATTCAGAAAGTTTCGATAGCgtaacgacgtccgaaagcccgcacaaaccataggaatagttaggttacatatgttatgacataggactcc
This window of the Gossypium arboreum isolate Shixiya-1 chromosome 12, ASM2569848v2, whole genome shotgun sequence genome carries:
- the LOC108478386 gene encoding GLABRA2 expression modulator-like, which codes for MYPKASDPAMDAEGLLWFQVPTTELTKRKKRRVRIQRRAITEQSTIRVEEFPQFVDQSPAADHCAIMSTLNGFNAYVTDAPALESSLTSFKETMDTLRDVLGRWTKKVGEATRKAEDLAGNTWQHLRTSPSFAEAAMGRIAQGTKVLAEGGYEKIFRQNFETVPEEQLEDSFACYLSTSAGPVMGVLYVSTAKLAYCSDSRLAYKTGSHTEWNYYKVVIPLHQLKSVNPSTSRVNHSEKYIQVISIDSHEFWFMGFLNYDAAVKCLQDVLQLHSFHFV